In a single window of the Raphanus sativus cultivar WK10039 chromosome 9, ASM80110v3, whole genome shotgun sequence genome:
- the LOC108834935 gene encoding CLIP-associated protein, whose translation MEEALEMARAKDTKERMAAVERLHQLLEASRKSLTPSEVTSLVDSCLDLLKDSNFRVSQGALQALASAAVLAGEHLKLHLNALVPAVVERLGDSKQPVRDAARRLLTTLMEVSSPTIIVERAGSYGWMHKSWRVREEFARTVTSAIGLFASTELPLQRVILSPILQMLNDPNQAVREAAILCIEEMYMQGGSQFREELQRHHLPSYMVKDINARLERIEPQQRSTDSHHHVVNEIKASNVNSKKSSPKAKTSTRENSLFAGDADITEKPIEPITVYSEKELIREFEKVASTLVPEKDWSMRISAMRRVEGLVAGGATDYSCFRGLLKQLVGPLSTQLSDRRSTIVKQACHLLCLLSKELLGDFEACAEIFIPVLFKLVVITVLVIAESADNCIKTMLRNCKAARVLPRIAESAKHDRNAVLRARCCEYALLTLEHWPDAPEIQRSVDIYEDLIRCCVADAMSEVRATARMCYRMFAKTWPDRSRRLFSSFDPVIQRLINEEEGGIHRRHASPSVRERHSQPSFSQTSAPSNLPGYGTSAIVAMDRSSNLSSGGSLSSGLLLSQSKDLNKGSDRSLESVLQSSKQKVSAIESMLRGLHVSDRQNPAALRSSSLDLGVDPPSSRDPPFQASGAASNSLTNRTTAESMRGINKGSNRSGGLGLSDIITQIQAAKDSGRQSHRGNLLSESHPSFSSLTAKRVSERNERSSFEDNNNSREARRFMVGHLDRQQIDSSYRDLTFRDSNTSHVPNFQRPLLRKNAGGRMSVGRRRSFDDSQLQVGDMTNHVDGPASLNEALNDGLNSISDWSARVGAFNFLQTLLQQGPKGAQEIIQNFEKVMKLFLRHLDDPHHKVAQAALSTLADLIPSCRKPFESYMERVLPHVFSRLIDPKEVVKQPCSSTLEIVSKTYSVDSLLPALLRSLDEQRSPKAKLAVIEFAINSFNRYAGNPEISGNSGILKLWLAKLTPLTRDKNTKLKEASITCIISVYNHYDSTGLLNYILSLSVEEQNSLRRALKQYTPRIEVELLNYMQSKKEKQRIKSYDPSDCIGTSSEEGYPAASKKNIFLGRYSGGSVDSDSGRKWSSSQETTTVTGGMVGQSVSSGTQEKLYHNFRSGISAASDLLNQKDSDYTFTSAGENLISRTSPSGSSDNVENFDGLSPQHLEKNGLNMTNVDSLEDRHGDEVSRDLDLSHYMFSSIKVNSTSESGPSIPQILHMINGSDGNLSSSKISGLQQLIEASVANEESVWTKYFNQILTVVLEVVDDQDFSVREVALSLISEMLKSQKDAMEDSVEIVIEKLLHVSKDSVPKVSSESEECLNTVLSQYDPFRCLSVIVPLLVTEDQKTLVACISCLTKLVGRLSQEELTDQLSSFLPAVFEAFGSQSADVRKTVVFCLVDIYIMLGKAFLPHLEGLNSTQVRLVTIYANRISQARTGAPIDSNT comes from the exons ATGGAGGAGGCTCTGGAAATGGCGCGAGCCAAGGACACGAAAGAGCGCATGGCGGCGGTGGAGCGGCTTCACCAACTTCTCGAAGCTTCCAGAAAGAGCCTGACTCCCTCCGAAGTGACGTCGCTCGTCGATTCCTGCCTGGATCTCCTCAAGGACAGTAACTTCAGAGTCTCCCAGGGCGCGCTCCAGGCGCTTGCTTCCGCCGCCGTGCTCGCCGGCGAGCATCTGAAGCTTCACTTGAACGCGCTCGTGCCTGCCGTCGTGGAGCGGCTCGGCGACAGTAAGCAGCCGGTTAGGGATGCGGCGAGGCGGTTGTTGACAACTCTCATGGAG gTTTCGTCTCCGACGATTATAGTGGAAAGAGCAGGTTCGTATGGTTGGATGCATAAGAGTTGGAGAGTAAGGGAAGAGTTTGCACGTACTGTTACATCTGCCATTGGTCTTTTTGCATCCACTGAACTTCCTCTTCAACGTGTTATTCTTTCTCCG ATACTTCAGATGTTAAATGATCCGAATCAAGCTGTTAGGGAAGCTGCAATTCTGTGCATTGAG GAGATGTACATGCAGGGTGGGTCTCAGTTTCGTGAGGAGCTTCAGCGCCACCATCTTCCATCATATATG GTAAAGGATATCAATGCTAGACTCGAACGTATTGAGCCACAACAGCGTTCTACAGATAGCCATCACCATGTTGTTAATGAGATTAAGGCATCAAATGTCAATTCCAAGAAAAGTAGTCCAAAGGCAAAGACTTCAACCAGAGAGAACTCTTTATTTGCAG GAGATGCCGACATCACCGAAAAACCCATCGAGCCAATCACCGTGTACTCAGAGAAGGAGCTGATACGAGAATTTGAGAAAGTTGCTTCAACACTTGTCCCAGAGAAAGACTGGTCAATGCGTATTTCAGCTATGCGGAGGGTTGAAGGACTCGTTGCGGGAG GTGCGACTGACTACTCTTGTTTTCGAGGTCTTCTGAAGCAACTTGTTGGTCCCTTAAGTACACAATTATCTGACCGGCGGTCTACCATTGTTAAGCAG GCTTGCCATCTCTTGTGTCTCTTGTCAAAAGAGCTACTGGGTGATTTTGAAGCATGCGCTGAGATTTTTATTCCA GTACTTTTCAAGCTGGTTGTGATAACTGTGCTTGTAATTGCAGAATCTGCTGATAACTGCATAAAAACG ATGCTGCGTAACTGCAAAGCTGCCCGTGTACTTCCTCGCATAGCTGAGTCAGCAAAGCATGACCGTAATGCAGTTTTGCGAGCAAG GTGTTGTGAATATGCACTATTAACACTCGAACATTGGCCTGATGCTCCAGAAATTCAGCGGTCAGTTGATATATACGAAGATCTGATTAGATGCTGTGTTGCAGATGCTATGAGTGAG GTACGAGCAACTGCTAGAATGTGCTACAGAATGTTTGCAAAAACTTGGCCGGATCGTTCTCGTCGTTTATTTTCCTCCTTTGACCCTGTCATTCAAAGG CTAATAAATGAAGAAGAAGGGGGAATTCATAGGAGACACGCCTCACCATCTGTCCGTGAGAGACACTCCCAGCCTTCATTTTCTCAGACATCTGCTCCATCTAATTTACCTGGCTATGGAACATCAGCCATAGTCGCTATGGATAGAAGTTCAAATTTGTCCTCAGGAGGATCTCTTTCTTCTGGCCTACTCCTATCCCAATCAAAGGATCTCAATAAAGGTTCTGACCGTAGTCTGGAAAGTGTGTTACAGTCAAGCAAGCAGAAGGTGAGTGCAATTGAAAGTATGCTCCGAGGACTGCATGTATCCGATAGACAAAATCCTGCAGCTCTTCGTTCGAGTAGTTTGGATCTAG GAGTTGACCCTCCATCTTCTCGTGATCCTCCATTCCAAGCTTCTGGTGCAGCATCCAATAGTCTCACAAATAGAACAACTGCTGAATCAATGCGTGGTATTAACAAAGGCAGTAATCGCAGTGGTGGCCTTGGTTTGTCAGATATCATCACCCAAATACAAGCGGCAAAGGACTCAGGAAGACAATCACACCGTGGCAATCTGTTGTCCGAATCTCATCCTAGCTTTTCATCCTTGACAGCTAAACGGGTCTCAGAGAGAAATGAGAGAAGTTCTTTTGAGGACAACAACAATTCCAGGGAGGCGAGGCGGTTTATGGTGGGTCATTTAGACAGACAGCAGATTGATTCCTCTTATAGAGATTTAACGTTCAGGGATTCAAACACTAGCCATGTTCCTAATTTCCAGAGGCCACTTTTGAGAAAGAATGCTGGGGGAAGAATGTCAGTAGGCAGGAGGAGAAGTTTTGATGATAGCCAGCTGCAAGTTGGTGACATGACAAATCATGTTGATGGTCCAGCGTCTCTGAACGAGGCCCTTAACGATGGACTGAACTCAATTTCTGATTGGTCTGCCAGAGTTGGAGCTTTTAATTTTCTCCAAACTTTGCTGCAACAAGGCCCAAAAGGTGCTCAAGAAATAATCCAGAATTTTGAGAAAGTGATGAAACTATTTCTCCGGCACTTGGATGATCCTCACCACAAGGTTGCACAAGCAGCACTGTCGACACTCGCTGATCTTATACCATCTTGCCGAAAACCTTTCGAGAGTTACATGGAAAGAGTCTTACCCCATGTGTTTTCAAGGCTAATCGATCCAAAAGAGGTAGTTAAACAACCTTGCTCGTCAACCTTGGAAATTGTCAGCAAAACCTACAGTGTAGATTCCCTTTTACCTGCGTTGCTTCGTTCACTGGATGAGCAGAGATCACCAAAGGCTAAATTAGCTGTGATTGAATTTGCCATCAACTCCTTCAACAGGTACGCTGGTAACCCTGAAATTTCGGGTAACAGTGGCATCTTAAAGTTGTGGCTGGCAAAGTTGACACCATTAACCCGCGACAAAAATACCAAGTTAAAAGAAGCTTCTATTACTTGTATCATATCTGTCTACAATCACTATGATTCTACAGGACTTCTAAATTACATTCTTAGTTTGTCGGTTGAGGAGCAAAACTCCTTGAGAAGAGCCCTCAAACAATATACTCCCCGCATCGAGGTGGAGCTATTAAATTATATGCAGAGTAAGAAGGAGAAACAGAGAATAAAGTCTTATGACCCATCTGATTGCATTGGTACATCTTCTGAAGAAGGCTATCCTGCTGCGTCCAAGAAGAATATATTCCTTGGCAGGTATTCTGGGGGTTCCGTTGATAGTGATAGTGGTAGGAAATGGAGTTCTTCCCAGGAGACGACAACGGTCACTGGTGGTATGGTTGGTCAAAGTGTTTCCAGTGGAACTCAGGAAAAGCTATATCACAACTTCAGAAGTGGGATAAGCGCTGCTAGTGATCTGTTGAACCAAAAGGATTCTGATTATACGTTTACTTCAGCTGGTGAGAATTTGATATCAAGAACTAGCCCTAGTGGAAGTTCAGATAACGTTGAAAATTTTGATGGTTTATCTCCACAACATTTGGAGAAAAATGGTCTGAATATGACAAACGTTGATTCCTTGGAAGATAGACATGGAGATGAGGTCTCCCGCGACTTAGATTTGAGTCACTACATGTTCTCATCTATTAAGGTTAACTCAACATCGGAATCTGGACCTAGCATTCCGCAGATTCTACATATG ATCAATGGGAGTGATGGAAACCTTTCTTCGAGCAAGATATCTGGACTCCAGCAATTAATTGAAGCCTCTGTAGCTAACGAGGAATCAGTTTGGACCAAG TATTTCAATCAAATATTGACGGTTGTTCTTGAAGTGGTGGATGACCAAGATTTTTCAGTCAGAGAAGTTGCTCTTTCGCTGATTTCTGAAATGCTAAAGAGCCAG AAAGATGCCATGGAAGATTCGGTTGAGATAGTAATTGAGAAGCTGCTTCATGTCTCGAAGGACTCTGTTCCAAAA GTTTCCAGTGAATCTGAGGAATGCTTGAACACAGTTTTGTCCCAATACGATCCTTTCAGATGCTTAAGT GTTATTGTTCCACTATTGGTAACAGAAGATCAAAAAACCCTCGTCGCTTGCATCAGTTGTTTAACTAAG CTTGTGGGTAGGCTCTCGCAAGAGGAATTAACGGATCAATTGTCTTCTTTTTTGCCTGCCGTCTTTGAAGCATTTGGGAGCCAAAGCGCAGATGTTCGAAAG aCAGTGGTGTTCTGTCTGGTAGACATATACATAATGCTTGGGAAAGCGTTCTTGCCGCATTTGGAAGGTCTAAACAGTACACAGGTTCGGTTAGTGACCATCTACGCAAACAGGATCTCACAGGCTAGAACTGGTGCCCCTATAGACTCAAACACGTGA
- the LOC108825552 gene encoding F-box/FBD/LRR-repeat protein At3g51530 → MEQCGESLRKRDVVDRISALPEPLILRILSLLPTKLVVATSVLSKQWRHVWKMVPVLRFESESKGEDLQKFAENVSNTLLSHKAPILDTLHLKLNDRCEDVYIGIWTAIAFTRHVRELELHLNYFGRGNPVRLPSSLFCCSIDNKIQTLKLKYHVLLDIPCLVSLNSLTTLHLHSVVYKDSESIRNLFSSCPNLEHLVVHRCYNEDAVRFVIESLSLKTLSLYGENFGREKGGYVINAPSLLRLDIQMLKGYEHCLVENAPEQLIEANVCNVSYVTNETIMGSLISAKRLCLDLSPLQIAYPTGIVFYQLVYLEMYSHKVEWWNLLTVMLDSSPMLQVLKLTDHSSHQPKLVSDKKNMEPGKWNQPKYVPQCLLCHLETFVWTRPDWIREEEKEVAVYILGNARHLKKATFIIEPIEPKRLFRLAKRREMLNELPAVVRASSSCQLVFESE, encoded by the exons ATGGAACAATG TGGAGAAAGTTTGAGGAAGCGAGATGTTGTTGACAGAATCAGTGCGTTACCAGAACCTTTGATTCTGCGGATACTGTCCTTACTCCCGACAAAACTCGTCGTAGCCACAAGCGTCCTGTCTAAACAATGGCGGCACGTTTGGAAAATGGTGCCGGTTCTCCGGTTCGAATCCGAATCCAAAGGGGAGGACTTGCAGAAATTCGCAGAGAATGTTTCCAACACTCTGCTTTCACATAAAGCTCCGATCTTGGATACTCTCCATCTGAAACTCAACGACAGATGCGAGGACGTGTACATCGGAATATGGACCGCGATCGCATTCACACGCCACGTGCGTGAGCTCGAGCTTCATCTTAATTATTTCGGCCGTGGCAACCCCGTCAGACTTCCAAGCAGCTTGTTTTGTTGTAGTATCGACAACAAGATTCAGACCTTGAAACTCAAGTATCACGTTCTTCTAGATATTCCTTGTTTGGTGTCTCTGAACTCCCTCACaactcttcatcttcattctgTGGTTTACAAAGACAGTGAGTCTATTCGAAACCTTTTCTCTAGCTGCCCCAATCTTGAACATTTGGTCGTCCATCGATGCTATAACGAAGACGCTGTGAGATTCGTTATTGAGTCTCTATCTCTCAAGACGTTGTCTCTTTACGGTGAGAATTTCGGAAGAGAGAAGGGGGGATATGTGATAAACGCTCCGTCTTTGCTACGCTTGGATATTCAAATGTTGAAAGGTTATGAGCATTGTCTTGTTGAGAACGCGCCTGAGCAGCTGATAGAGGCAAATGTTTGCAATGTTTCTTATGTAACCAATGAGACTATTATGGGATCTCTTATCTCTGCCAAACGTCTTTGCTTGGACTTATCACCTTTGCAG ATTGCATATCCTACTGGAATTGTCTTCTATCAGCTGGTATATCTTGAGATGTATTCACATAAAGTGGAGTGGTGGAATCTACTTACAGTGATGCTTGATAGCTCTCCTATGCTACAAGTTCTGAAGCTCACTGAT CATTCGTCTCATCAACCCAAGCTGGTTTCGGACAAGAAAAATATGGAGCCGGGGAAATGGAACCAACCAAAGTATGTCCCTCAATGTTTGTTGTGCCATCTCGAGACATTTGTGTGGACAAGACCTGATTGGattagagaagaagagaaagaagtggCCGTATACATTCTAGGCAATGCACGACACTTGAAGAAGGCGACTTTCATCATAGAACCAATCGAACCCAAGAGGCTCTTCAGGTTAGCGAAAAGACGAGAAATGCTCAACGAATTGCCTGCTGTAGTCAGGGCTTCCAGTTCTTGCCAACTTGTGTTTGAGTCCGAGTGA
- the LOC108825148 gene encoding uncharacterized protein LOC108825148 — protein sequence MVSPTSKSEEKETPSPRNVYHIGGLQVRFPYQPYGTQLAFMSRVISTLDRSQRDGRCHALLESPTGTGKTLSLLCSALAWQQSYTSRFPKGNLARKRSIFIPDTQSPSSTEPSNVVEVEIPSRTPTIFYASRTHAQITQVIREYRKTAYRVPMAVLGARKRSCTNRRVQKKPYLNEICRSLIKDRMKPKCPEFIGTDEIVAHPSLQQNEVHDIEDLVKIGYTVRGCPYFASWDMFDKAQIVFCPYSYIVDQIIRESNEYKLRNKLRGAIIIFDEAHNMEDIARESGSIDLGEETLFKLQSELQDIAVEVPQIYQPVCDVIDGLIRWIGSKKDSLAKRDPQHYFSSWTGDKALRELEESNITRKDFLKLSKRFNMAIETSEKLHHLSEISLSTLQELLTTLGYFFSRDGNHILDYELGLQRRFIKRGDEGDSSGKWTHTLSLWCMNPSVVFKAIVDLSSSIILTSGTLSPMDSFSSELGMQFGACLEAPHVVDANQQVWAAGIFSGPNNQPLNASYKTNNEYPFQDALGKSLEEICSIVPGGSLVFFPSYKLMEKLCTRWRQTGQWSRLCLEKDIFIEPSGGATGEFENVLKEYYDCIGGKKRLFGGRNRRAVDFKKGGGGGAFFAVCRGKVSEGLDFSDDNARAVIIVGIPFPNLRDVLVELKRSYNDTFKSSRNLLGGGEWYCQQAYRALNQAAGRCIRHRFDYGAIIFLDERYRQQRNRVSISKWLRQSIKLYDNFEESMQGLKSFFPSAKKHVDSKMLSYKEVIDLECVVQTEPETSVVINGSSAASPFSCSSGLTLERGGSPSVNSHALKRRKFINSADIIDLEKENDQDMITRRIELGSDSSTETRARVQISCLLCRSPLGHPDNNGSSYLNCLVTRSSKKY from the exons ATGGTTTCCCCAACAAGCAAATCAGAAGAGAAAGAAACCCCAAGCCCTAGAAACGTGTACCACATCGGAGGACTCCAAGTGAGATTCCCTTATCAGCCGTACGGAACACAGCTAGCGTTCATGAGCCGTGTCATATCTACTCTTGATAGGTCTCAGAGAGACGGTCGATGCCACGCGCTTCTCGAGTCCCCCACTGGCACTGGCAAAACTCTTTCATTGCTCTGCTCGGCTCTCGCTTGGCAACAGAGCTATACATCTCGCTTTCCTAAAGGAAACTTGGCTCGTAAAAGAAGTATTTTCATACCGGACACACAGTCACCCTCCTCAACAGAACCTAGCAACGTGGTGGAAGTCGAAATACCTTCAAGAACTCCAACCATATTCTATGCTTC ACGAACGCATGCTCAGATCACTCAAGTCATTCGTGAGTATCGCAAAACTGCTTACAGAGTGCCCATGGCTGTATTG GGTGCACGTAAACGTTCATGCACCAACCGTCGCGTACAGAAGAAACCTTATTTAAACGAGATATG tCGGTCTCTCATAAAAGATAGGATGAAACCAAAATGTCCCGAGTTCAT AGGCACAGATGAAATTGTAGCTCATCCATCACTTCAGCAAAATGAAGTTCATGATATTGAAGATCTTGTCAAAATTGGATATACTGTTAGAG GTTGTCCATACTTTGCTTCCTGGGATATGTTTGACAAGGCACAAATTGTTTTTTGCCCTTATTCCTATATAGTTGACCAAATCATTCGAGAAAGTAATGAATACAAATTGAGAAACAAATTGAGAGGGGCCATTATAATCTTTGACGAAGCACA CAATATGGAAGACATTGCTCGTGAATCCGGCAGCATTGACTTGGGAGAAGAAACTCTCTTCA AATTACAGAGTGAACTACAAGATATTGCTGTAGAGGTGCCACAGATATATCAACCCGTGTGCGATGTAATAGAC GGATTGATAAGATGGATCGGAAGCAAAAAGGACTCGCTAGCAAAACGAGATCCTCAACACTATTTCTCTAG TTGGACTGGAGACAAAGCTTTAAGGGAGCTAGAGGAATCTAATATCACTCGAAAAGACTTCTTAAAGTTATCGAAACGCTTCAATATG GCGATCGAAACATCAGAGAAACTTCATCATTTGAGTGAGATATCGCTCTCCACACTACAag AGTTGTTAACTACACTTGGATACTTCTTTTCAAGAGATGGAAATCACATCCTAGATTACGAACTAGGTTTACAACGACGCTTTATTAAAAgag GGGATGAAGGAGATTCTTCTGGGAAGTGGACACATACTTTGAGTTTGTGGTGCATGAATCCATCTGTTGTTTTCAAAGCCATAGTTGATCTTTCTTCATCCATTATTTTAACATCTGG GACTTTGTCACCAATGGACTCTTTCTCATCTGAACTTGGGATGCAGTTTGGCGCTTGTTTGGAGGCTCCACACGTGGTTGATGCAAATCAGCAG GTGTGGGCTGCTGGAATCTTCAGTGGTCCTAATAATCAACCACTAAATGCAagttataaaacaaataatgaatATCCGTTCCAG GATGCTCTAGGTAAATCATTGGAAGAGATTTGCTCAATTGTGCCAGGTGGCTCTCTCGTCTTCTTTCCAAGCTATAAGCTGATGGAAAAACTCTGTACACGGTGGCGTCAAACTGGCCAATGGTCTCGGCTCTGCTTGGAGAAAGACATTTTTATTG AGCCAAGCGGAGGAGCAACTGGGGAATTTGAGAATGTCCTGAAGGAATATTATGATTGTATAGGCGGAAAGAAGAGATTGTTTGGTGGAAGAAATAGGAGAGCAGTTGATTTCaagaaaggaggaggaggaggtgcaTTTTTTGCTGTATGTAGAGGAAAG GTTTCTGAAGGGCTTGATTTTAGTGATGACAACGCCAGGGCTGTG ATAATCGTTGGCATTCCATTTCCAAACTT GCGTGATGTACTAGTCGAACTAAAGAGAAGTTATAATGATACGTTCAAATCATCTAGAAACCTTCTTGGAGGGGGTGAATGGTATTGCCAACAAGCGTATCGTGCTTTAAATCAAGCAGCAG GAAGATGTATCCGACATAGGTTTGATTATGGTGCCATCATATTTTTGG ATGAGAGATACAGACAACAAAGGAACAGAGTGTCTATTTCAAAGTGGCTTAGACAGTCTATCAAACTGTATGATAATTTTGAAGAATCTATGCAAGGCTTGAAATCATTTTTTCCCAGTGCGAAG AAGCATGTTGACAGTAAGATGTTAAGCTACAAAGAAGTCATCGACCTTGAGTGTGTGGTCCAAACTGAGCCTGAAACATCTGTTGTGATCAATGGTAGTTCAGCAGCCAGTCCATTTTCTTGCTCCAGTGGTTTGACTCTAGAACGAGGAGGGTCACCGAGTGTTAATTCTCATGCgttgaagagaagaaagtttATCAACTCTGCAGATATTATTGACCTTGAGAAAGAAAACGACCAAGACATGATCACAAGAAGAATTGAGCTTGGATCTGACAGCAGCACTGAAACAAGAGCTCGAGTGCAGATATCTTGTTTGCTCTGCAGAAGCCCTTTAGGTCACCCAGATAATAATGGCTCTTCATATCTAAATTGCTTGGTGACAAGGTCGTCCAAGAAGTATTGA
- the LOC108837185 gene encoding profilin-5-like: protein MTDIMKDFDEPGHLAPTGLFLAGLKYMVIQGEPGAVIRGKKGAGGITIKKTGQSMVFGLYEEPVTPGQCNMVVERLGDYLVEQDL, encoded by the exons ATGACAGATATCATGAAAGATTTCGATGAGCCTGGTCACCTCGCTCCCACAGGCTTGTTCCTCGCAGGACTTAAGTATATGGTTATCCAAGGCGAGCCTGGTGCAGTCATTCGTGGCAAAAAG GGGGCTGGAGGAATCACAATCAAAAAGACAGGACAGTCAATGGTGTTTGGTCTGTACGAAGAACCAGTGACTCCAGGACAATGTAACATGGTCGTCGAGAGGCTGGGTGATTACTTGGTCGAACAGGATCTCTGA